A window of the Kosakonia radicincitans DSM 16656 genome harbors these coding sequences:
- the rpmE gene encoding 50S ribosomal protein L31, with amino-acid sequence MKKGIHPNYVAITATCSCGNVIKTHSTVGHDLNLDVCGKCHPFFTGKQRVVDTGGRVERFNKRFSIPGSK; translated from the coding sequence ATGAAAAAAGGTATTCACCCGAATTACGTTGCGATTACTGCAACCTGTTCTTGCGGTAATGTGATCAAAACCCACTCCACCGTGGGCCACGACCTGAACCTGGACGTGTGCGGCAAATGCCACCCGTTCTTTACTGGTAAACAACGTGTTGTTGATACCGGTGGTCGTGTTGAGCGTTTCAACAAACGCTTCAGCATCCCGGGCAGCAAATAA